The DNA segment GGAACAGATGATTGAGGATCTGCGCCGTGCCAATAAAGGAGAAATCACCTTTGATGCAGAAAAGTACATTAACAAATTCCCTGCGAAAAAGCATGATCATTTCCTGATTCCTGCCGGTACCTGCCACTGTTCCGGAAGCGAGGCAATGGTTCTGGAAATCAGTGCAACGCCGTATATCTTCACCTTCAAGCTGTGGGACTGGGGTCGTGTAGGTCTGGATGGAAGACCGAGACCGGTACATGTGGAGCATGGCAAGGAAGTTATTCAGTGGGACCGCACAACAAAATGGTGTGAGGAAAACCTTGTCAATGCCATTCATGAGGTGAAGCGTACAGAGGATTATGTGGAAGAGCATACCGGTCTGCATGAGCTGGAATTTATTGAAACCAGAAGATACTGGACAGAAACCATCACTCATCATGATACAAAGGGTACTGTCAATATGCTGAATCTGGTAGAAGGCAGAGAAGCGGTTGTAGAAAGTGAAGATGGTGCATTTGAACCATTCGTTGTACATTATGCGGAAACCTTCATCGTTCCGGCAAGTACCGGTAGATATACGATTCGCCCATATGGAGAGTCTGTTGGCAGCAAGATTGGAATTATGAAAGCTTATGTAAGAAATAACTCCTAAAATGTACGTATACATGATATAATAATCACATGGAGGTGACTTCATGGAAAAGCTTGATTTTGGCAAAGGAGCCGTTCCGTTATATATACAGATAAAAAAAATTATTCGGGATAAGATCATATCAAAGGAATATGCACCGGGTGATTCCATTCCGAGTGAGGCACAGCTGCAGGAAATCTTTCATGTGTCCAGAATAACTGCACGGCAGGCGATTGCGCAGCTGGAAAGTGAAGGACTGGTAGAGCGTGCGCGTGGAAAGGGAACCAGAGTTCTTTTTCAGAATAAGATTGAAGAAAATCTGGTAGGCATCAAAAGCTTTACGAATGAAATGCTGGAGCGTGGCATCCAGCCGGGAACCCGCTGGGCGCATATTGAGCTTGTAAAGGCAGATCAGCATGTAGCGGAAATCTTCGGATGCCAGAAAGGTGATTTCGTATATCGTCTGGATCGTGTACGAACCGGGGATGATGTAGCGATCGTATACTTTATCAGCTATTTTTCCAGGGACAGAAATCTGCCGCTGGAGGATGAAAAATATATGGGAAGCATGTATGCGCTGCTGGATGATTTGAATATCCGCAAGCCGGTGAAAACCCGTGAAAATTTCAGAGCGATTACTGCCAGAAAAGAGGAAGCGGAGAAGCTGGATATTAAAAAAGGAGATCCGCTGCTGATCAGAGAACGTGTATCCTATGATCATGAAGGCAACGTTTTGGAATATACGATTTCCTATTATCCGGGAGAGCGTTATTCCTATTCTATTGAGCTTGGATAAGGATGCGATTGTTCGCATCCTTTTTTCAAAATGAGGAGGAAGCTATGACTGTATTAGATAAGAGTATACCCTATTATCCGGTGCTGATGGTACTGGAACAGCCGCCTGTTATACATGAGGTTCCCTTGGCACCGGGCTATTCCTTTCAGCCCTATGATCCATCCTATAAGGAGGCATGGGTTGCGTTACATGTTGCCCTGGGACAACTAAAGAGCAGGGAAGCGGGGCTGCAATATTTTGCGGAAACCTTTGAAACACGTCCACAGGAGCTGCAGCGGCAAATGATACTGATTGTGGATGAACAGGGAAAGCTGGCCGGGACTTCTTCTGTCTGGGAAGGCTTTCATTTCGGTGAACGCAGTATGCGTGTACACTGGGTTGGTGTAGATGAGCATCATCAAAGACGCGGCCTTGCGAAATCACTGATGCTGAAAACAATACAGCTGTATCAATCCATGCAGTGTGAGCATCCGCTGTATCTGACGACACAGACAAACAGCTATGTGGCGATATCCATGTATCAGCGCCTGGGGTTTAGCGCCTATCGCGGCAGTATGCCGGTGAATTTTCATGAGGACCCCAGCACCTTTGAAAGGGACACAGCCTTGGCCTGGAAACTGATTGAGGAAAAGATTGCGCAGCTGTAGATACAGATGCATAGCGGCTTTCAAAGATGCCGAATAAAAAAGCCATACTGTTTTACAGGTATGCGTGCACAGAATAGAGGGCTTTGGATAGATTATCATGAATTAGGGATGCAGTCTGTACAGGGACGTGTACACATAAACAGAAATGTCTGGCTGTGTATTATACTTCTTACGAGAAACCGGATATAACATGAAAAGAGATCAGCTGCATTGTTTACACGCTTTACACGATGCGGCTGATTCTTTTTGTATCTTATGCTATGGATTGTTCTTTGTATCCTATATTATAATACTCATCTTTTAGAGAAAATAGACGCTTACAAGCCTTTTCTTCCATACGTATCCGACAGCACCCTTTACGGAATGTAACCGATAAGGTGCAAGTATCGCTTCTTTTCGTCTGGTTTCTTTTTTCTCCAGACAGCTGTGAATGATGCGTCATTGCTTTCATCGTTAGTCTGTATCATCACAGCTGCTGCTATCCTCTGAACCCATATGCTCCTGAAAAAAACGGTCGGCGGGTAATGGTGGGGAATAGTAAAAGCCCTGTATCTGCGTACAGTGAAGTGCAGATAGAAATTCCAGCTGCTCTCTTGTTTCCACACCTTCTGCTAGCACCGGTATAGAAAGCTGTTGCAGCATAGGAATCATATGCCGTAACAGGATTTGCTTGCGGCTGTTCCAGGGGGTTGAGAAAAACGAATGATCCAGCTTGATTTGATCCACATCGATCCAGCTCAGGATATGCAGATTGCTGCGTGCTGTACCAAAGTCATCGAGTGAGCATTGCATACCTGCCTCCTTCACCCTGTGCAGGAAGAGCTGTACCTGTTCTTTTCTTTCAAAGGGAATTTCCTCATGCAATTCCAGCTCGAGCAAACTGGAAGCGATGTCATAGCGGCGCTGTATGTCGAGAATCTCTCCCAGGTAATACAAGCCGTCCTCAAAGGAAGAACGGGAGACATTGATACTGATGGGAAGCAGGGGAAGTCCCTGTTTTTTTCTTTCGGATAATCGCTTACAGACAGCTTCAAACATGTAGATATCCAGCAGCCGGATACAGGTGTTTTCATCGGCAATCGGAAGAAATTCCTGCAGCGGAATGCACATACCGTTATGAATCCAGCGCAGCAGAGCTTCGGCACCAATGAGTGTATGCGTTCGGGAATCATACTTTGGCTGCAGGTATAAGTGGAATTCATGATGATAAACAGCCTTCAAAATATTCTGTTCCAATGAAAAACGATGATGCAGGCTTTCCTTCTCCCGGGGTGTGTAAAAGGCATAGGAGGTTGAAAACCGCTCCATATCCCGATTGTGCGTCCGGCAGTATTCCGCATAGCCAATAGCATCCTCCAGGGTGTCACAAACCATGGGCTGACAGATTCCAAAGGACAGTGCAAGTGCGGTATCATAAAGCTGTGCAGCTATGCGCTCTGCCTGGTCGTCCAGCTCATATACCAGCTGTAATGTATCCAGACGGTTATAGGAGGGAAGAAGAAAGACCAGCCGATAATCAGAAAGCTCTGCCACAAGGGCATCGTGCTTGAGATGTGGCTGTACTTGATTCTGCAGGCGGTGAAGCAGCTGCAAAAGCCGTGTTCTGCCAAACAGCAGAACGAGCTGCTCTACCTGCTTGATTCCCATTGTCATTACACAGCAGTTTCTTTGTTGTACGCTGTTCATTTGCTTCCGATCATTTGTGTTCATATCTGGCACCTCTCAGCTAGAGTTTTGCCCTTTTCCTTTCTTTTATTCGACGGAAAAGCATGGAATGAAGAATTGGTTCTTTTCGTAGAACGTAATATACAGCTGCTGTATGAGAAAAGAAAGGGAGTGCCTCAGATACGCTTTCGCTCCTGGCTTTTTGGAATATGCAGCTGCTGGCGGTATTTGGTGATAGCCCGGCGGGAAACAGAAAGATCCATTGCTTTCAGCTTGATAACAAGCTGCTGATCGGAAAGGGGATGCGTTTTATCCTCATTCTGTATCATAGTAAGCATGGCACGCTGTACAGCGGCACTGCTGTCCCCCTGCATTGTGGAAGCGCTCAGCAGCTGATGGAACGCATAGCACTCCTTCTCAAACAGATAATACTTATTGTGCAATGCCCTGGATACGGTAGATACATGCAGTCCGAGTCTGTCTGCCAGCTGCTGGAGTGTGCAGGGCTGTAATTCATCGCCATACAGGAAAAAGCCCTTTTGTATTTGTACAAGCTCATTCACAATCATGAACAGGGTGGCGTTTCTTCGATTCAGTGCTTCAAACAGCAGACATGCTTCCTGAAAATAGGATTTCAGCTTATCGCTATGTTCAATCGCCTGCACATAGTGCTCCTGTAAAACCGTAGAACCATAACGCATTGGAAGTATTTGCAGCCGTTCCTCCTCAACGCAGATTTCCAGCTCCGGCAGGATAGTTTCTATAGAATCCTGCTCATATTCGTGGCAGGGACAGGGAGTGCAGGAACGCAGTGAGAAAATCACCTCCTTGACTTCCCGTGCAGACAGCCGCATACCCTTTGCGATTGCCGTAATATTTTTCTCTGCCAGCTCTGCTGCATATTCACGTAACAGCTGCTCTCCCAACCGGTTATGAGATCTCTGACATTGCAGTATCAGCGCCTCCCGGACATTTCGCGCCGCAACTCCGCACGGTTCAAGGCTTTGCAGGATATGCAGCTGCTTCAGAAGCGTAGTCTCATCTGTTTGTAATAGCGCACAGCTTTCCGGAATGGATTCACGGAAAAATCCCTGTGTATCAAGTGATTCAATCAGATAGGAGCATATAGCTTCATCATAGGGCAAATTACAGGTGTGCAGCTGCAAATACAAATCCTCCTGCAGTGTATGCTTGTGTGCCATATTCTGAAGCAGCCATTCATCGGAATTTGTCTGCGGGTGAAAATCCAGAAACGGATTCTGCTGTACACTGTTTAGAACCAGCTCCATCAGCTCACGGCTATCCATTTTCAATATTTCCAGCGCCTGCTGGTTTTTCTGTGTCATGCTGTAGGTTTGCTTCATCGTCTGTGTTTGCTGCATGCTTTGTGTCATATGCTCACCTCTATTCCTTTTTCTTTTAACCTAGCAAAAATCGTGCCAACAATCGTCACTTTCCAGCAGTTTCCGCATTGACTTTCAAAATATTCACCGATACACTTATAATAAGGAAAGGAAGTCGTTTCGTATATGATAGAGAAGGTATATGCCTATGTGGTGGAGGCGACAAAAGAGCATTTATGTGAGAAGGGAAACTCACTTTATATCAGTGAACAGCTAAAACTGAGCCGCAATATGGTATCTCAATACCTCAATCAGCTATTTTCACAGGGGCGTTTGATTAAAATCAATACCAGACCGGTTGTATTTTACGACGGGAATGTGGTTGAGGCGCAATACGGTGTTCACCTACACGGACAGGAATTTATCTCAGATAAGGAGTTTCAAAAAGCGCTGCAGCCGGCAAAGCCACAGGATTTTGAAAAGCTGATTGGCTGTGATGAAAGTCTGGCTACGCTTGTGAACCAATGCAAGGCTACCATATCGTATCCCCCTGCCGGTCTTCCTTTACTTCTATATGGCCCTACGGGTACGGGCAAGAGCTTTCTTGCACAGCTGATGTATGAGTATGCAAGGAATCAGGGACTGATTAAGGAGGATAAGAAATTTCTAATCGTAAACTGTAGTGAGTATGCCAACAATCCGGAGCTGTTAACGGCCAATCTGTTTGGACATAAAAAGGGAGCCTTTACCGGTGCTGACAGAGATAACCCCGGATTGATCAAGCTTGCGGAGGGCGGTGTTCTGTTTCTGGATGAGGTGCACTGTCTGAAAGCGGAATGCCAGGAAAAGCTGTTTCTGTTTATGGATAAAGGGATTTATCATATGGTGGGGGATAATGAGAAATGGTATGAATCCAGTGTCCGTCTGATATTTGCGACAACGGAAAAGCCGGAGGATGTGTTGTTGAAAACCCTGCTGCGCAGAATTCCCATGATGGTTACGGTGCCGTCCCTGGAGGAGCGGGGAGCCCATGAGCGTCTGCAGCTGATTCATTCCATCTTTGAGGATGAGGAAAAGCGGATTCATAAATCTATCAGTATATCCGCACTCGTTTATCGCCTGTTTCTGAATACACAGTTTACAGGAAATATCGGAGAACTGAAAAATGCTATTCAGGCCAGCTGTGTGAATGCCCTGTTTGCGTCCAAGCAGGATAGTGCCGTATTGGAAATCCGCGCCTATAATCTTCCGGAAAAAATGATGGCAGGGAAGGAGTCCGGTAAATCTTCAGCTGGAGAAAACCAGCGAATGATTCCAATTCATGAACTGAAAAGCTTTGTCACAAGAGAGCGGCCGCTTATACGGCTACTGGAACAAATTCTTGAAGCCTTCACTGCACGCAATGACCTGAACGGCTTTCTGCATGAGGCTGAGCTCTGCATTCATACGTATCAGGAGGCTATCATGCTGCGAAACAGTGCTTCCTTAAGCAGGGATGACTATGTACAGGGGATTGTGACAAATATCTTTGATATGCTTTCTCTGCGCTACGGCTTTCAATATGTGAACAACGATATGATAACGATTACCGCCTATATCAGCGACTGTATGCAGAATATACTGGAGCTTGGTAACTGGCAGGATGCAAAGCGAAGGGCTGTACAGGGGATGCAGGATTTTATGAAGCAGGAGCTTTCCAGAGAATATGCGATAGCAGAAGAAATCCGCGAGCATCTGGAAAACAATTTAGACATGGAATTTGACGATATGATTACGATTATACTGAGTCTGCATCTGAAAATACTGAACCGGGTACAGGATCTGAACAAACGCATCGGTATTATTATTGCGCATGGCTTTTCTACAGCCAGCTCTCTGGCAGATGCTGTGAATAAGTTTCTCGGACGTTATGTATTCGATTCCATCGATATGCCGCTGCATGTGACAACACAGGAAATCATTGAGCGCTTAAACCGTTATCTTAGCAAAACCGGACGGTTTGAGGAGCTGTTTCTGCTGGTGGATATGGGGTCTTTGGAGGAGCTGTATAAGGGTATTGAAAACCAGAATACTACGATAGGTATTATGAACAATGTGACGACCAAGCTCGCCCTGGAGGTGGGAAACGGTATGATTCAGGGAACCGGTATGAGGGAAATCTTTGAACGGGTCGAAAAGCATAACAGCAACCATTATCATATTGTAGAGCATCGCAGAAGGGAAAAGGTCATTTTATGCTCTTGTGCAAGCGGTATGGGAACTGCCGAAAAGCTGAAAAAGATTCTGAAGGATTCACTTCCTGTTGATCTGCCAATTCAGGTGCTTACCTATGATTACAATACCCTGCTGGAAAAGCAGATGCATGATGCCTTCTTCGATCATTATGAGGTCATCTGTATTGTAGGTACGCTGAATCCCAACATGGAAGGTATCCGCTTCATTCCGATTGAGGATTTAATTATCAATGATACACTAGATGAACTGAATGTGTATTTCCAGGATTATATCAGTGAGGAGGAAATGAAAACCTTTAAACAGAATATATTGAAGAATTTCTCCTTATCGAACATCATGAATAATTTGACTATTCTCAATCCCAATAAGCTGCTGGAGCATGTTGCGGATGCGATTGATCAGCTGCAGCTGAAGCTGGGGCTTCGCTTTACTAATAATACCTGCTTTGGTCTGTATGTGCATATCTGCTGTCTGATTGAGCGTCTGGTGACACGCAGGGAGATAGAAGTATATACGGATATTGAGGACTTCGCACAGAAGGAAGCGTCCTTCATTGCCTGCGTTAAGGAGGCGTTCAGTGTCGTAGAGGAATATTACGGTGTGAAGATACCGGAGGAGGAAATCGGATATATCTTCAATTATGTGGAAAATAATTAACCATCTGTAACCATACTGGCATGTGATCCAATACACAAGGGAATCAGCTTTTTGAAGAATATATGCTTGATTATAGCATCTGTTTATATTTTGCTTGCAAATTGCATCACAGGGACAATCCGCTTGGGTTGTTCCTTTTTAACGTTTATGCAATAAGCAGGAAAGGATACAGCGTCGATGAAACAGGTGACAGCGTCGGTGAGGCATAGGGTTTTACAGGCTGGAATGTAGTATTCAAAACAAAAGGACAGCCTGGAAAGTATCATTGAAAACAAAAGGGCAGCTTTATCCGGAATTCTAAATACTTTTTTCATGAGGAGGAGGTCTGCCTGTGCTGTAAAAGTACCGTTTATATGCGTATATTCCTGCTTTCTTTATAAAATAAGGCGCAATATGAAAATATAGATTCCTGCTATTGGTTTTTATCTATTTCTGATGGAAGCAGCTAGCTTTCATTTTATATTTCTTATATCTGATTGGCACGCTTTTTGCTAGGTAAATAAGTGAAGGGAGTTGAAGACATGGCAAACATAATTCTGGCATCGCATGGTGAGCTGGCAAAGGGGATGCTGAATTCTGCGGCAATGATTATCGGCAATCTTGCAAAGGATGTGGAGGTGTACTGTCTGTATCCAGGGCAGAATCCACAGGACTATGCGGAAAAGCTCCGGCTGCGTATTGCAGACAGTGATGAAGCATGGGTCATCGTGGCAGATATTCTCGGTGGCAGTGTGCATACGGCATTTGCACAATTAACTGCATATGGCAATGTAACGATTCTGTCGGGTATGAATCTGAATCTGGTGCTTAGTATCCTGCTAGGCAACCGTGATGATGTCAGTGAACAGCGAATGAGTGAGATCGTGGATGAGGCTAAAACAGGAATCACCTGTAAAAAAAGCATAGATACACAGGAAGAAGAGGATTTTTAAGGAGAGGATGAATGAAGATGAAAAAAGAATTTCTGGATGTATTTCAAAGTAAGAAGCCGATTTTCGGTATGCTGCATCTGAAAGGAACTAGTGATGCAGAGGTGATGGAGCGGGCAAAAAAGGAAATCCGTGTATATTATGAAAACGGAGTTGATGCCGTAATTGTGGAAAACTACTTTGGAGTCTATCATCATATGATGATGGTATTGGAGTATTTGAAGGAGAATTATCCGGATCACATCTATGGCGTGAATTGTCTCGATCAGGATACGATGAATTTTGAACTGGCAATGAAATATGCGGCGACCTTTGTACAGCTTGATTCCGTGGCAGGACATCTGGATTCGAAGAATGATGAAACCTTTGCGGCGTTCATGCAGCTATATCGTTTGCGGTATTCCGGCTATGTTCTGGGAGGTGTACGTTTTAAATACCAGCCCTATCTCTCGGAGAGAAGTCTGCAGGAGGATTTAACGATTGGCAAGACACGCTGTGATGCCATTGTCGTTACACAGGATGCCACCGGACAGGAGACAAGTATGGAAAAGATAAATGAATTCAGAAATATTTTGGGTGATTTTCCGCTCGTAATCGGGGCCGGGATGACACCGGAAAACTGTGCAAAGCAATTTGCTGTCGGCGATGCTGCAATCGTGGGAAGCTTCTTCAAGGATACCTATAAGGACAGCGGGGATGTGGATGAGGAGCATGTGAGATGCATGATGGCAGCGAGAGATGCTTGTCTGAAGGGGGAGTAGCGATATGATTAAATTACTGCGTGTCGATCACCGACTTCTGCATGGACAGGTTGCCTTTTCCTGGACAAAGCAGTTGGGCGCTGACTGTATTCTGATTGCCAATGATGAGGTGGTTCAGGATGAGCTTAGAATGACAGCAATCCGGATGTCGAAGCCAAACGGGGTCAAGCTGGTGATGAAAAGTGTGGATGCTTCTATCAAGGCATTAACCAGTGGTGTGACGGATAAATACAAGCTGTTTATCATATGCGGAAACATTGCAGATGCTGCAGCACTTGTCAGAAATGTTCCGGCACTGACCTCTATCAATCTGGGCGGGCTGAAAAACGAGCCTGGAAAAAAACAGATTTCAAAGGCTATTTCTGTAGATGAACAGGATGTGAAACTATTGAAGGAGCTGCATGAACAGGGTGTTGAGCTGGAAATCCGTATGGTACCGGGTGATCCCAAGCAGGATCCCCTGCAGCTGATATAGCAAGGAGGAAAGAAAGATGAATTTACTGATACAATCACTGTTGATTGGGTTCGTTGCGTTATTCGGGTATGCGAATGCAATTATGGGTAGTTCCATGCTGGACCGCCCACTCGTTATTTCACCACTGGTTGGTCTGGTGCTGGGGGATTTACAAATGGGAATCATGGTCGGAGCAACTCTGGAGCTGGTATGGCTAGGGGCATTTCCGGTCGGTGCGAGCAATCCGCCGGATATGGTATCCGGGACAATTATCGGAGCATCCTTTGTAATTTCCAGCGGCAGTGAAGCCGGAACCGCTGTAGCATTGGCTGTTCCTATCGCTACACTCGTGCTGATGCTGAGTAATATTTTAATGATGTTTGTAATTCCGCAGCTATGCTGTGTGATGGCAGACCGCAATGCGGCAAAGGGAAATGTAAAGGGTGTTGAGCATGCTCATTTACTGGCAGTCAGCATCTTCCTTATTCCATTATCCCTGCTGGTGGCTGTTTCCTACTATGTGGGAGCACCGTTTATCGCAGATATCGTAAAATCCATTCCGGCCTTTATTACACATGGCCTGGAGGTCGCAACCGGAATTATCCCTGCCATCGGATTTGCAATGCTGGCAAGGATGATTATGACAAAGGATGTCGCAGCCTTCTTCTTTGGCGGTTTTCTGTTGAGCGCCTATCTGCAGGTACCGGTTCTCGGTGTTGCACTGATGGCCTGTGTTATCGTAATCGTGATTATGACAATAAAAAAGGATACAAGTATGAAAATGGAGGTCGTACAGGATGACAACGAATTCTAATCTGAAAAAGCTGAATAGAAAAGATCTTATGAGTGTGTTCTGGAGATCCTGTCATCAGGATGCTTCCTGGAATTATGAGCGCCAGCAAAACCTTGCGGCCGGCTATACCATGTGCAAGGTTATCAAAAAGCTGTATGCAGATGATGAAGAAGCGAGAAGCCGCGCCTTACAGCGGCATCTGGAATTCATGGCAATTACTCCGCATCTGTCCACCCTGCTGTATGGGATTCTTGCGGCGATGGAAGAAGAAAATGCAAATAATAAGGATTTTGATGAAAACTCAATCAACGCAGTGCGTGCATCTCTGATGGGGCCGCTGGCAGGAATTGGTGATTCTCTGATTTGGGGGACTCTGCGTATCATAGCGGCAGGCATCGCAATCTCCTTTTCCAAAGATGGCAATATCATGGGGCCGTTGATTTTCCTGCTGATTTTCAATATTCCTGCATGGCTTTTGCGGTATTTCTGTCTGAATAAAGGGTATAGTCTGGGTGCTGATGTGTTTAAACAGGTGACGGAATCCGGTCTGATGGAGAAGGTAACCTATGCGGCTTCCGTTGTCGGTTTGATGGTAATCGGCTGTATGAGTGCTTCCATGGTATACTTTGAGCTGCCAATTAAGGTGGGAAGCGGTGATTTTGCACAGCCGTTACAGGATTATCTGAATGAGGTCATGCCCTGTCTGCTTCCGCTTGCTATATTTGGCATTCTGTATTATTTTCTTGGCAAAAAGGTTAAAACGACAACGATTCTTATCGTCATCATCGTTTTAAGTATATTCCTGGCGTTCTTTGGAATTGTTTAATATATTTTACATTGTCTGCTTGAATAAAATGGAGGCTTTGATTAAAAAGAGCCTTCTTTTTTATATGGTTCTATGAAATCATATTTATATGATATCCAGATACGGATAAAAAAGTCTGTCTCTTACATGCAGGGCTTAGGAATATCTTATATATAGCAGATAGGGGAATATGTATAACACAGAAGACTGCGACAGGATACGTGCAGGACTGTACAGCAGTCTCTTAAAAGGATAGTTGCAATATCCTTTCCCAGAAATTACCAGTTGTTTTCTTCTGTATATTTTTCACTCGCTATAATACAATAGTACAAGGAGAGTGAGATATGGAAGAAGAAATGAAAATAGAAGATGCATGGAGGCTGCTTATGCAGTACCCGAATGTATGGCTGGGAGATTATCCCGAAGAACTGTATCGTGCCTTTCTGGAAATTGGCAGAGACGAGCTGATCTTCAACAGTAAAAAGCAAAAGGTTATAGATGAAATCACAGAGCTGATGATTCGGGTGAAGCCGGGTCTGCGCATCCTTCGGGAGGAAGTCGTAAGTGCAGGAAGAAAGGGACAGCATATCCTGTTGTTTGATGAAATGTTTGTATCCGTATTCCGATTGAAGGAAGCAGGCTCTGTCGCATAGCGTAAAGAATACCTATAAAGAAACCGGAGTAAGTCTTCGGTTTTTTCTTTTATAGAAAAAGCGTTTATATAATGCAAAGAAAAGCTGTGTATATGACTTATAAAACGTATATATAGCTTATAAAGAACGCATACATAGGACAAGCCTTTTTTATTATTCTTTAGCGGCAGCAGGGATAGAAGTTTTATAAGCTGAAAGAAAAGTATCGGTTCAGCGATTGGTTTCGTTTAATTCCTATAATTTGACTATGGTAAGAAGCTGTGCTATCATTGCTACGTAAAAAATCTCAATGAATCGCATAATAAACAGGTGTGGTTAAGGTCTGTGGTATTTATGCCACATTATGCCTGTATTTGTTTTTCTATGCATTATTGAGTCAGGAAAGGAAGGCTGCAGTTATGAATAAACAGTATAGAGGCTTTCATCAGTTGCCGCACAGCACAGCATCTAATGAACTGCAGGAGGGCTGTATTGTCCTGGAGGGTGGAGCGTTTCGTGGA comes from the Erysipelotrichaceae bacterium 66202529 genome and includes:
- a CDS encoding PTS sugar transporter subunit IIA — translated: MANIILASHGELAKGMLNSAAMIIGNLAKDVEVYCLYPGQNPQDYAEKLRLRIADSDEAWVIVADILGGSVHTAFAQLTAYGNVTILSGMNLNLVLSILLGNRDDVSEQRMSEIVDEAKTGITCKKSIDTQEEEDF
- the rpoN gene encoding RNA polymerase factor sigma-54, giving the protein MTQSMQQTQTMKQTYSMTQKNQQALEILKMDSRELMELVLNSVQQNPFLDFHPQTNSDEWLLQNMAHKHTLQEDLYLQLHTCNLPYDEAICSYLIESLDTQGFFRESIPESCALLQTDETTLLKQLHILQSLEPCGVAARNVREALILQCQRSHNRLGEQLLREYAAELAEKNITAIAKGMRLSAREVKEVIFSLRSCTPCPCHEYEQDSIETILPELEICVEEERLQILPMRYGSTVLQEHYVQAIEHSDKLKSYFQEACLLFEALNRRNATLFMIVNELVQIQKGFFLYGDELQPCTLQQLADRLGLHVSTVSRALHNKYYLFEKECYAFHQLLSASTMQGDSSAAVQRAMLTMIQNEDKTHPLSDQQLVIKLKAMDLSVSRRAITKYRQQLHIPKSQERKRI
- a CDS encoding GNAT family N-acetyltransferase; translated protein: MTVLDKSIPYYPVLMVLEQPPVIHEVPLAPGYSFQPYDPSYKEAWVALHVALGQLKSREAGLQYFAETFETRPQELQRQMILIVDEQGKLAGTSSVWEGFHFGERSMRVHWVGVDEHHQRRGLAKSLMLKTIQLYQSMQCEHPLYLTTQTNSYVAISMYQRLGFSAYRGSMPVNFHEDPSTFERDTALAWKLIEEKIAQL
- a CDS encoding PTS mannose/fructose/sorbose transporter subunit IIB produces the protein MIKLLRVDHRLLHGQVAFSWTKQLGADCILIANDEVVQDELRMTAIRMSKPNGVKLVMKSVDASIKALTSGVTDKYKLFIICGNIADAAALVRNVPALTSINLGGLKNEPGKKQISKAISVDEQDVKLLKELHEQGVELEIRMVPGDPKQDPLQLI
- a CDS encoding EAL domain-containing protein, with amino-acid sequence MNSVQQRNCCVMTMGIKQVEQLVLLFGRTRLLQLLHRLQNQVQPHLKHDALVAELSDYRLVFLLPSYNRLDTLQLVYELDDQAERIAAQLYDTALALSFGICQPMVCDTLEDAIGYAEYCRTHNRDMERFSTSYAFYTPREKESLHHRFSLEQNILKAVYHHEFHLYLQPKYDSRTHTLIGAEALLRWIHNGMCIPLQEFLPIADENTCIRLLDIYMFEAVCKRLSERKKQGLPLLPISINVSRSSFEDGLYYLGEILDIQRRYDIASSLLELELHEEIPFERKEQVQLFLHRVKEAGMQCSLDDFGTARSNLHILSWIDVDQIKLDHSFFSTPWNSRKQILLRHMIPMLQQLSIPVLAEGVETREQLEFLSALHCTQIQGFYYSPPLPADRFFQEHMGSEDSSSCDDTD
- a CDS encoding membrane biogenesis protein is translated as MKMKKEFLDVFQSKKPIFGMLHLKGTSDAEVMERAKKEIRVYYENGVDAVIVENYFGVYHHMMMVLEYLKENYPDHIYGVNCLDQDTMNFELAMKYAATFVQLDSVAGHLDSKNDETFAAFMQLYRLRYSGYVLGGVRFKYQPYLSERSLQEDLTIGKTRCDAIVVTQDATGQETSMEKINEFRNILGDFPLVIGAGMTPENCAKQFAVGDAAIVGSFFKDTYKDSGDVDEEHVRCMMAARDACLKGE
- a CDS encoding PRD domain-containing protein — its product is MIEKVYAYVVEATKEHLCEKGNSLYISEQLKLSRNMVSQYLNQLFSQGRLIKINTRPVVFYDGNVVEAQYGVHLHGQEFISDKEFQKALQPAKPQDFEKLIGCDESLATLVNQCKATISYPPAGLPLLLYGPTGTGKSFLAQLMYEYARNQGLIKEDKKFLIVNCSEYANNPELLTANLFGHKKGAFTGADRDNPGLIKLAEGGVLFLDEVHCLKAECQEKLFLFMDKGIYHMVGDNEKWYESSVRLIFATTEKPEDVLLKTLLRRIPMMVTVPSLEERGAHERLQLIHSIFEDEEKRIHKSISISALVYRLFLNTQFTGNIGELKNAIQASCVNALFASKQDSAVLEIRAYNLPEKMMAGKESGKSSAGENQRMIPIHELKSFVTRERPLIRLLEQILEAFTARNDLNGFLHEAELCIHTYQEAIMLRNSASLSRDDYVQGIVTNIFDMLSLRYGFQYVNNDMITITAYISDCMQNILELGNWQDAKRRAVQGMQDFMKQELSREYAIAEEIREHLENNLDMEFDDMITIILSLHLKILNRVQDLNKRIGIIIAHGFSTASSLADAVNKFLGRYVFDSIDMPLHVTTQEIIERLNRYLSKTGRFEELFLLVDMGSLEELYKGIENQNTTIGIMNNVTTKLALEVGNGMIQGTGMREIFERVEKHNSNHYHIVEHRRREKVILCSCASGMGTAEKLKKILKDSLPVDLPIQVLTYDYNTLLEKQMHDAFFDHYEVICIVGTLNPNMEGIRFIPIEDLIINDTLDELNVYFQDYISEEEMKTFKQNILKNFSLSNIMNNLTILNPNKLLEHVADAIDQLQLKLGLRFTNNTCFGLYVHICCLIERLVTRREIEVYTDIEDFAQKEASFIACVKEAFSVVEEYYGVKIPEEEIGYIFNYVENN
- a CDS encoding UTRA domain-containing protein, producing MEKLDFGKGAVPLYIQIKKIIRDKIISKEYAPGDSIPSEAQLQEIFHVSRITARQAIAQLESEGLVERARGKGTRVLFQNKIEENLVGIKSFTNEMLERGIQPGTRWAHIELVKADQHVAEIFGCQKGDFVYRLDRVRTGDDVAIVYFISYFSRDRNLPLEDEKYMGSMYALLDDLNIRKPVKTRENFRAITARKEEAEKLDIKKGDPLLIRERVSYDHEGNVLEYTISYYPGERYSYSIELG